The sequence AAGATTGTAAAAGGAGAGGTTATAAGTGCTACTTTTGATGAATCCCCGGAAAGACATACTCAAGTTGCAGAGATAGCTATAGAGAAAGCTAAACGACTTGTAGAGCATAAGATGGATGTTGTAATACTTCTTGATAGTATCACCAGACTTGCAAGAGCATACAATGTGTTGGTTCCTCACACTGGCAAAATTATGACAGGTGGGCTTGAATCCAACGCTCTTGATAAACCTAAAAGATTTTTTGGTGCAGCGAGAAATATTGAAGAAGGTGGAAGTTTAACCATTTTAGGTACTGCCCTAATAGATACAGGAAGCAAAATGGATGATGTAATCTTTGAAGAATTTAAAGGGACTGGTAATATGGAAATTAACCTTGAAAGAAAACTTTCCGATAGACGAACTTTCCCAGCAATAGATATAAACAGATCTGGAACAAGGCGAGAGGAACTTCTTGTTAATGCAGAAGAATTACAACTTATGTGGTTATTGAGAAGAGTTTTAGCTTCACTAAACTCTGTTGAAGCAATGGAAAAATTGATTAACTTAATCAAAACCACTAAAACCAATATAGAGTTACTATTAAACCTCAAAAAAGCTCAATCTAAGGAAGACTAAGTTTAACCTAAAAACTAAAATGTTTATTTCAATTTATATTGCTGCTTTTATAATGGATTTTCTTAATACCTCCATTAGTGTGGCGTTATCAATGTTTCTACACGAAGTAAAAGGCAGTAGCCCCTTAATAATTGGGGTAGCAGGGTTTGTTGCAGGTTTTTCTTATACTGCCACAACATTTCTTAAAGCACGTTTCTTTTCTCAAAAAAAGACAAACTGGTTTATATTTATTCCAGCCATTGCAGGACTGATATATTGGTCAATATACTATCTATCTGTCCCTCTAATATTTTTTATGCTTGTTTTAGCAGGTCTTTTTTATGGGATATTTTGGCCTTCCATCCAATATTGTTTCAGCAGTAAGGAAGGCGAAAAAAGATTAGGTTTTTTTAATATATCCTGGTCTGCTGGCACTATATTTGGCTCTTTTCTTGTTGGTATACTTTACGCATTAAATAAAAAAGCACCTTTTAAAGCAGCTTTAATACTTGGCTTAATTGGTATGTTGGGTCTATATTTTAAACGACATAGAATTACCAAACCTACTGTTATACAAAATGATTTTTCTGATTACCTAAAAGCTCCTCTTGAAAAAATAATTGAAATAAGACTACTAAGTTTTTTACATTTAACTTCAGTAGGAGCAATAATGTTTCTATTCCCAAAAATCGGGCTTGAACGAAACTTTAGTCCACAACTCATAGGCATTATGTTTGGTTCACTACTATTGTTTAGATGTTTAGCTTTTGGTGTTTTGACAAAAAAGAGCCTTGTTTTACACAAACACTCTTTTCTTTATTCCTGCGTTCTTTTTTCACTCGGAACTATTATGGTAGGGTTATCTCCTTACCCTGCAATAGTATTTTTAGGTATGTTCATTATAGGGATAACAGGAGCATTTTCTTACCACAATAGTATTGTGCTACATATTAAACACAACCTTCCTACAGAGATTCACGAAGGTATAATTGGAGCGGGGCTTTTTATTGGACCTCTTTTGGCAGGTTTTTTAGGGCATATTTTAAATATGTTAATTTCATTTGTTATTATGAGCATAATGGTTCTTCTAACAGGGTTAATATATATTGCCCTAAAACCAAAACAACCTCAAATATCTTAACAAGAAATATTGTTCTCTAACTCATAGACAGTAATAGCAGTTGCAACAATTGAAGCAGTCTCTACCCTTAGTATTCTTTTACCTAAACTTGCAATTTTTACACCTGTTCTCAAAGCCATATCTGTTTCTTCAACTGAAAAACCACCTTCTGGACCTACAAAAATCCCAACAGAAAAGAACGTTTTTTTAACAGACTCGTTTAGCACCTCTCTTAATAACACTTTTGAGTCTTCCCAAAAAAGAATTGAAATATCCATATCCTTTGTTAACGCATCCTTAAAAAATGTTGGAGTATCTATATCTGTAACAAATCGTCTTTGAGAAACGGACGAAGAAGCGATAGCAATTTTCTTCCATCTTTCTATTTTTTTAACTGGTATTTCTTTTGAATCAAAACCAACAACTCGTTGGCTAATAATAGGAACAATTTTTTTTAATCCTAACTGAGAGGCCTCTTTTATGATAAAATCCATTTTACTACCTTTGGGAATACTCTGAAAAAGGGTTACCTCAAACGGGGTTTCTCTGTTCTGAGTTGCTATCAATTTTTTTATTATTCCTGAAACATTTCTTTTTTCACAACTTAGTATTTGTATCTCAAACTCATCTCCTGTACCGTCAAAACCAATAAAAAACATATTAGGCTTAATTCTTAAGACATTGTGGAGATAATGGTGTGTGTCACCAGTGATAGAAATAGAGTTGTCTTTTTTAAAACAGTCCTTCTTATCTATGTAAATTCTTCTCATAGTTATTAATAAGAATATTGTAATAGGTAAGGTATCACTTATAATCTTTAAGGTTAAAGTTAAAACTTAAATTTTCAAAATCCTTGTTTTTTAAATTTGTTTTAAATTTAACTTTTAGGTTGACTATTGAATCATCAGGTATATCTTTTTTATCAAATTTAACCCACCCTTTTGCTATACAGGTATAGTCACGCCCCATATCAGAGTAGGAAGGCATAAATTGTGCAATAGGTTTATATTCTTTATCATTACATACAAGAATATAATCTATATTTCTTGCAAAAGAATATTCATCACCATAAAGAGTTACTTCAAAATTTAAAATTTCTGCTTCTTTCATAAGCAACTCTTTAAACATTTTATCGCTAAGTTTACTTCCTGCATTGGAATGCTTTTTAGATAAAAGAGCTATCCTCAAAAAAGGAGTAACAACAGTCACAACGCCTCCACCTTTAGCATATCCACCAGAACTTTTTGTCCAAGGTTCAATAAATTCTGTTTCAGTTAAAGCAACATTATCTTTTCCAAATTGTACTGCTTCATCAATTTTTGATTTATCCAAAGGCACAACACCTTCTTTTTTTGAGCATCCTGCAAACAAAAAACATACAGCAACAAAAACAAGTAATAAGTTTTTTTTCATAAGGGTTCTCCTGATATATGGAATAGAGATTTTGTATATGCTATATATTTAATACTTTTTTTCTTTTTTTGTCAATATTAGAAATGAAAAGTTTATTTATCAAATATTTTGTGTATTGCGAGCGGTGTTTTAACTAACGTGGGAATTCCCTCGGGGGTACTCGGGATAAGTCCAGAATGGCACCAACAACTATTAGACATAACTTTAAATTAGTTCTATAATTACAATAAAAGCGAAAATATTTAACACTTAAACAAGGAGATAAAAATGAAAAGGTCAATAGCCGTTTTCATACTACTTGCTTTATCAAGCACTTTCCTTTCAGCAAACAATTCTGGCTATTCCAACTGGCTCAAAACCCGTGATTCCTTAAGACAGGATGAAAGCGTTGTAGCTTACTACACCTTTGAAAACCTGAAAGAAGACACAAAAATTCTCAAAGATTTAAGTAAAGCCGGGCGCGATTTAACGTACCACCCATACAAAGATACAAAAACAGGAAAGATATATGACGATTTGCAGGTTATAGAAGGCAGATGGCCTGAGAAGTTTGCCGCAAGAATGATAAAAGGGTATTTCAGAGGGCCAACCCTTAACATTGAAAACAAACAGTTCACAGCTGAATGCTGGTTTCGCAGGCAAGGTGACGGCCTTAATGTACTCCTTTCTACAGAAGGATTTACCAGAGGATGGCAGATAGGAGTGAATTTTTGGCAGAACAGGGCTGGCGAGATATACTTTGGCATTGGCAGGCCCGTTCTTCATTATGCGCTTGTAACAGGCAAAAAGGCAATGCCAGAAGATACCTGGTACCATTTTGCTACAACATGGGACGGCAAACGAATGAAGATGTATATCAACGGCATTCTTGCTACTGACATAGTAGAAATGACTGAAATACAGAACGGCAAAAGGGTAAAAGTAAAAAAACAGGGATATGACGGCGAATATACCCCTACTAATCGGTTTTTCCAGTTAAATATGGGTGCGGGAACTGTTGCTCTTGACCGTAGTGATGTTACCCTCGATATAGA comes from bacterium and encodes:
- a CDS encoding MFS transporter; translated protein: MFISIYIAAFIMDFLNTSISVALSMFLHEVKGSSPLIIGVAGFVAGFSYTATTFLKARFFSQKKTNWFIFIPAIAGLIYWSIYYLSVPLIFFMLVLAGLFYGIFWPSIQYCFSSKEGEKRLGFFNISWSAGTIFGSFLVGILYALNKKAPFKAALILGLIGMLGLYFKRHRITKPTVIQNDFSDYLKAPLEKIIEIRLLSFLHLTSVGAIMFLFPKIGLERNFSPQLIGIMFGSLLLFRCLAFGVLTKKSLVLHKHSFLYSCVLFSLGTIMVGLSPYPAIVFLGMFIIGITGAFSYHNSIVLHIKHNLPTEIHEGIIGAGLFIGPLLAGFLGHILNMLISFVIMSIMVLLTGLIYIALKPKQPQIS
- a CDS encoding 16S rRNA (uracil(1498)-N(3))-methyltransferase — encoded protein: MRRIYIDKKDCFKKDNSISITGDTHHYLHNVLRIKPNMFFIGFDGTGDEFEIQILSCEKRNVSGIIKKLIATQNRETPFEVTLFQSIPKGSKMDFIIKEASQLGLKKIVPIISQRVVGFDSKEIPVKKIERWKKIAIASSSVSQRRFVTDIDTPTFFKDALTKDMDISILFWEDSKVLLREVLNESVKKTFFSVGIFVGPEGGFSVEETDMALRTGVKIASLGKRILRVETASIVATAITVYELENNISC